Genomic window (Xylanimonas protaetiae):
TCGACGCCGGCGGCCCCGGCGTCGACGTCCTGCTCGGGATCGAGGACGAGCCCGGCGCCCGCTGGCCCGAGCTCGTCGACGCGCGCGGCGACGTCGACGGCCGCGGCCTGCTCGCCGCGCTGCCCCGGTGGGGCAGCGTCCCGGTGCTCTCCGGCACGCGGCACGCGCCGACCGGTCCCGACGACGACGTCGTGCTCGACGTGTGCGCGGCGCTGCTCCGGGTGGGCGAGGCCGTCGTGCTGGACCTCCCGCGGCCGGGGGCGTGGACGGCCGCGGCCCGGGCGCTGCTCGCCGACGCCGACGACGTGCTCCTCGTGGCGGGAACCGACGTCGTCGGTGCCTCGGGCGCCGTGGCGGTCGCGCGGGCGCTCGCCGAGGTCACGGGCGGGCGGAGACGGATCGTCGCGCGCCGGACGCAGACCGGAGGGTCGCCCGCGGGGGACCTCGAGGAGCTGACCGGGCTGGAGGTCGTCGCCGAGGTCGGGCACGACCGGGGGCTGGCGGCGGCGGTCGAGCGCGGCGAGGGGCCGCGGGTCGGGCGCGGGACGCGGCTCGGGCGGCTGGCGGGGGACCTCGCCCGGGTGGTGGACGGGCGAACGGCGCTGGACGGGCGGACGGCGGGGGACTGGCGAGCTGTGGTGGATCGGCGCGGCGCTGGGGCTGGACGTGGGCGTGGTCGGGCGGGTGATGCCTGGTCGGGTGCGGTCCGCGCCGCGGTGCTCCCCCGAGGGAGCGCGTCGTGACCGGGCTCGACGCCGGGCTGCTCGCCGACGTGCGCGGGCGCCTCGCGGACCGGGAGATCGACGACGCCGCCGTCGGTGCGGCGCTCACGGCCAGCGGGCGAGTGCTCGGGTCGGCCGCGCTGCGCGAGCTCACGCGGGCGGCGCGGGCCGAGCTCGCCGGGGCCGGTCCGCTGCAACCCCTGCTCGAGCTGCCGGACGTCACCGACGTCGTCGTCAACGGCCCGCGCGAGGTCTGGGTCGACCGCGGCCGCGGGCTCGAGCGCACCGACGTCGACCTCGGGACGCCCGGCGCGACCCGCGCGCTCGCGGTGCGGCTCGCGGCGCTCGCCGGGCAGCGGCTCGACGACGCGGCACCCGTGTGCGACGGGCGGCTCCCGGACGGGACC
Coding sequences:
- a CDS encoding pilus assembly protein FlpE, whose product is MNSPLVAVVGATGGAGTSCVAAALAHGLRRASGRGVLLDLDAGGPGVDVLLGIEDEPGARWPELVDARGDVDGRGLLAALPRWGSVPVLSGTRHAPTGPDDDVVLDVCAALLRVGEAVVLDLPRPGAWTAAARALLADADDVLLVAGTDVVGASGAVAVARALAEVTGGRRRIVARRTQTGGSPAGDLEELTGLEVVAEVGHDRGLAAAVERGEGPRVGRGTRLGRLAGDLARVVDGRTALDGRTAGDWRAVVDRRGAGAGRGRGRAGDAWSGAVRAAVLPRGSAS